In Paenibacillus dendritiformis, the DNA window TTCATGATAATAATCCAGCAACCGGTTCAAATCCTCCGCTAAAAGTGGCGACCTTCCTCGAACTGCCGTTTTCAATCGCTTTTCCACAATCATGGAATCCATTTCGATGAGACTCGTCATTTCATTATCGTGGTTTAATACATCAGAACTCAACTCGAAATACTCATAATGAGTTTGGAATTCCCCTAAAAAATTGAACCTGATGAACGTTGATTTATCCCATTGATTATGTCTCATGCAATATATCGCATGCTCTAGGCTTTTTTCTGAGGATAAACGATAGGTCTCTTTAATAGCTTTAATACTCATCGCCAAATCATAGGGTCCGGATGTTACGGCAACCGGAAAGATAGTCGTGAACCAACCTACTGTTCTGGAAATATTGAAATCATTGTATATTTCATCTCTTCCATGACCTTCTACTTCAATTATGAATTCTTCTGTCTTACCCATATTCGGGATGGCCAAAGCTAAGGCAGCAAGCAGAAGTTCCACGGTCTTGGTGTTATAAGGTTTATTTGCTGAAGTGACTAAATTTTTTGTAGTCTCTTCATCCAATATATGAAATAGCTTGTGAATCTTATTTTCATTGGGGGCCTGATTATAAAAATTTTGTGATAGTGCCTTTTCAGGCATGAACTCATTGCTAATTTTATAGTGCTGCAAGAAATTGGCCCATTCCTGATAAGAGTTTGTTTTCAAAGGCAGGCTGAATTTCTCCATATGATCCGTTTGCCTTAACATCGTTTGGATATCTTCAAGTATGATCCTCCATGATACGCCGTCGATCGCCAGATGGTGAACTACAATAATCCATATCATTCCATCCCGTGTATGACATATGGCGGAACGCAATAACAACCCCGAATCTATTTTTATTTGGGAGATGAGTCGAGCCTTCACACGATTCACTTCATAATTGAATTGACTGCGATCCGCTTCAGAGAAATCCCATTCTTCTATAGCTATATCTTGTGTTAAATATTTGTTATTAAAATACAATGTGTCTTTCGTTGCATTGTAGTTCAGCCTAAGCGCATCGTGATGCTTCACTAACTCCCCCAGAATTTCGCTTACTGTTTTTAGAGGAAGTTTCTTGCTGAATTTTAATTGAACACTTTGACAATAACGATCCCGATTTGCAATATCATTGGAGAAAAACCAGTGTACGATGGGGGTGTGCGGCATACTTCCTGCACATGCCTTTTGGCTGACATGTTTTTGCTCTCTTTTTTGCATAAAGGCCGCCATTTCACCAAGTACCGGATGTGACAAAATATCTTTGACTTTTAATGTATAGTGATCTTCATTTAAACGAGATGATATTAAAATCGCTTTTATCGAATCTCCGCCTAACAGAAAATAATTGTCATCCAGTTCTACAGACGGAAGTCCCAATACTTTTGAAATTGTACTTAATAAAACCACTTCATTTTCATGATAGGATTTTATATCCGGCTTTTTATCGCCAGATTTAGTGGGATAAGGCAATTTGCCTTTGTCGATTTTTCCGTTTATGGTCAAAGGCATTTTATCAACCCGTACATAAAATGCCGGAATCATATAAGCAGGCAAATGTCTCAAAAGAAACTGGCGCAAACCATTCTCATCAATAGAATTCTCGCTTACATAATACGCACACAAAAATTTAGCCTCTTCTTGCCTGTTGTGCATAACAACAGTGACATTTTGTATGCCTTTGTTGTACAACCGTATCGTATTTTCGATCTCGCCAGGCTCTATTCTATAGCCTCTGATTTTGATTTGTTCATCCTTTCTGCCCTCATAAACAATAGTTTTGAAATCAATAAATTTGGCTAAATCCCCTGTTTTATACATAACTCCATCTTTTACAAATGGATCTTTCATAAACTTTTCTGCCGTCAACTCAGGTTGGTTTAAATAACCGCGCGCAACTCCAGAACCGGATATATACAGTTCATTGCTTACATTCAGAGGAGATGGATTCAAGTTTTGATCCAGGATATAAATATAAGTATTGTCAATAGGCTTACCAATCGGTACAGCCCCGAACTTGTCTGATTGAGGGTCGAATTTATAATACATACATCCAACAGTTGCCTCTGTAGGACCGTATTCATTATAAATCTCGATTTTGCCCCCGAAAGAATCATATACTTCCTTTGCCAGATCAGCCTTCAGGTTCTCTCCACCGACAATCAACTTCTTTACACGAGACGTTCTATTGTCATAGGTCTTTACGAATTGGAGATGAGAGGGAGTTAGTTTCAGGATAGTACACTTGTTATTTTGCAAAATGCTGTCAAAAATATATGAGTCCTGTACATCAGGATAGACGATGATCGTTCCTCCGCTGACCAGTGGAGTAAATATCGAGGTGACGGTTAAATCAAATGCAACAGAGGAATAAAGCGCAAAGATTTCCTGTTGTTCGGTTACATAGGTTTTTCTAGCCCAATGGATATAATTCACTAAATTACGATGCTCGACCATAACTCCTTTGGGATTGCCCGTAGAGCCGGATGTATAAAGGACATAAGCTAAATCATTCAGCCTGCAGTCATTGATATTTTCCTGAATATGCGCGCTCGAATATAGTTCACCGGTAAGCTTTATGATCTCGCCGGCAAACTGAAAGTCATGATGATCCAAATTACTTAATAGAATATTTACACCAGCATCTTTCAATGAAAACAAAATACGTTCCTTGGGATAATTGGGATCTAGCGCCAGATACGCCCCGCCGGCCTTTAATATCCCTAAAATACCGATTACGGTGTCCAGGGAATGCTTGGTCATGATTGCGACGATCGCATGATTCGACACGCCCTTCGATGTAAGAAGTGCTGCTAATTGATTAGAGCGTTGATTAAGTTCCTCATAGGTCAAAGAATCATTGCCGCATTCAATAGCTACGCGATCGGGAGTAAGTTGAACCTGCTCTTCAAATAAATCTATAATCGAGCGGTCATTTCTCTGGTCCGTATCCGTTTTATTGTAATCAAATACCAATCTCTGTTTCTCGTCTTCTGTGACTAAAAGAAAATCGGAAACCGGTTTACGATCATCTCTCAAGATGAGATCTATTGCTAATTTTAGATGGTTGAACATCCCCATTACTTGTTCCTGAGTGTACTCACTTACTTTGTAGTCAAAATCCAGTTGGATTCCCTTATCATCCAACCAGTTGCGAATAATAATTTGTAAAGGATACTCCTGCTGGCCATTATAAAATTCGTGATTATGTACAGGTAAACCATCTATGTCATTACTCAATTGGGTCCCATAATAATTGATACAAACCTCAAATAGTCTGTCATATCCTTTTTGGGCAAGGTTAATATCTTTAAGGAAATGATTATACGGGTATCTATGATGTTTATAATTTACCGTTAACAGTTTTGAAACCCTGTGCATAACATCCAGAACTGTCTCATCGCAATTCATGACGAACCGGAAAGGCATTGTGTTTACAAACATTCCAAACGTATTTCGTTCTATTTTACCTGAACGGCCCACCACCGGAACTCCGAGAATCATATCCTTGGTTCCGGTTACTTTAAATTTATAGATAAGATATAACGAAATAAAAAAGGTATTCAGCGTTATATTATGCCGTTCACAGAAACCTATTATCTTATCGGACTGTTCTTTATGTAAAAAGCTAACGATCCTGTCACCATCAACGTCATGGGATAAAGGCGGCATTTGTTCCGGCAACTGTTCAAATCGCTCGGACCAATACTGTTTGCTCTTAGCGTATTTCGGTGATCGTAAATATTCTGCATCGTTATGTATAAAATCTTTGTAGCTTGGTTGTTGCGGCGACAAATCAGCTTTCCCCGCCAACATTTGTTCACAAATCTTGGATATTTGGTGGGTTAGTATTTGTAATGACCATCCATCCGCAATAATATGATGTATTTTTACAAAGTACCCTGATTTTTCATTATTTAGTTTGAATATGATGAATTCAAATAATGGAGAGCCTTCTAATTCAAAAGACTCTCTTGCTTTACGATCACAAATTTTTTTCAAGTGCAGAGCAGGCTCAACTCTATCGCTCAGGTCAATTTGTTCCACTGAATCATATTTTTCCCGGCAAAAATATTGTTTGGGCTGATTATCCTGAACCAACAACCGAATTTTAAAAGCATCATGTGAATTGACAAAGATACAAATTGCTTTCTCGAGAGCTTCAAGATTGGCAGTCCCTTCAATAAAAACAGTTCCTCCAATGTTATACATCGATGAATTGGGATAGATCATTTGGGTATACCAAATTCTTTTTTGCGGTTCAGTTAAATGATAGAGAATCTTTTCATTTGACATGCCATAGTCCCCTCCGGACTGAAAAAAATTGCATTAGCACTTCTTATTTACAAAATGTCCACAAGATTTAAATACAAGGAATCTATTCCAATATCTTCAATGTAGCATGTTCGCAAACCATTTTCAACACCTGCTGGATTAATTTGTACAAAAGACCAATATTATATGAACTTTATTTGAACTTTGTAAATGCGCTTGTTTCATCCAAAATAAAAAAACCTATTGCCTGCAAAGAGCCGCCAGGTTTTTCCTTCCTTGTACCGTTACGATCGGGTTCCCTCAGAAAAAGCATTGTCGAGCACACCTATGCCTGAGCCGAGGAAAAAAAACCACCGCAGCAAGCTTCTTGCACACATGGCATGCTACGGTGGTTCGGAGATGTTTTTATCCATAGGACCCTTATCTCTACGCCTTGTCGGTTTTGTTACATCACATTTCTCTCCAAAATTGATCCGGATCATCGATATTCACATCTTCATATTCGCACACAACTTCATGAATTCCTACGGGCTCATCAAAATCAAAAGAGTGCCAATCATTCATATCCGGAGGGCCAAAACTAACCTTTAATTTCTTGTCTGTTACATCAAATATCATACTTCTAAGCGTTCCCATTCCACTTGAATAATAATGACAGCATGGGCCAAAAGGATATTTTGTCGACATTAAGTTCGTAATCTTTTCATGATCAACGTTCGGCGCTTCCCGCAATAAAGTATTCCAGACCGCGGTATAACGCATTTCCGAGTGCCAGAAATGATATTCATCGAATTCTTGCATCTCATTGCTCACATAGTGATTGGTAGCAAGGATGAGGTCACCCACCGGTTTACGTTCGGTTATTTTTTTCTTGTGCGAAGAGAAACTGGCAATTTCGAAGACAGATGCATGATTAGAAGCATCTGCGACCAGGATATTCGCGTTAGTGCATACATGCATCTCTTCAAGCAGGCACCGGGCTTCATATACATCTTTACAGCGATCCAGAAGAGCCCGAATGGCAATCCAGAACTCACATCCGTGCCCTTCCAGAGGTTTTAAATATGCCGTGCTCGACATGGTAACTACGAGTCCATATTCATTCATCCCATCCATTCGTCCGGCATTTTGCAATGAAAAGCCCATATGCTTGGGTTTTCCTTTTACTCGGGTAATGCACAAACTTCTCTCGTCTCTTACAAAATACTCATAACTTCTCCCAACGTAAAAGTGCCCGTCACTTGTATTTGAAGGTAGTACGGCGAATTGACAGCAATTTGGTGCGGTATGAAATGAATTGGCGTAACATACTATTTTTTCCGGTTCCGTATTTATTTCATCGGCAAATCCCTGTATTTCATCCGTAAACCCGGGACATATTTTATCAATCATCATCATTCTTTTATGGGCCTCTGACGCACAGAGAAAATCCTGTCCTTCCAGAGGAGTGATATAGTAGTCAATATCTTCCGGATAATGCTCCTTAAATGTAATCGCCCTTTGCTTGCCTACCTCATAGTGGGTTCCTTCTGTGACATGGATATCAAAAATCATCGGTTCTTTATGGTCGCTATTTTCCATAAGGATCACCCTTTCCGCCGGTAATTGACTGATTTTGCAAGTCGCTATATGCATATTTTACTATATAATAAATTTATTTCAAATTTTATTGATTACGGCTTCGCAGACGCTACACCATCGGGCCAATGTCTGCATGCGCTCCTTGCGCACCTTACGAGATTCGCCAATGCGGCTTGACAGCGGAACCTTATTTAATTACCATCTAATTTAACGAATGTTTTATTAGGTGGTCATTAAATTATGTGAATATAAAGGGTGAGGCATACATGCAATTGGAAAAGATCGTTGCGTATCATAAGGCGCTCTCCGACCCGACGCGCATCAAAATGCTCGTCCTTATCGCCCAGGAGGAATACAGCGGACAGCGGCTGGCCGAACGTCTCGGCGTCACCCCGGCCACTATTACCCACCATGCGGCCAAGCTGAGGGAGGCGGCCCTCATTAACGAGCGCCGGGACAAAAACACGATCTATTTTTCACTGAACCATTACTTTATGAAAGTGAACGCGACGGCGACCTTTGACTTCATCTATCGCCATGCCGGCCGGAAGGAGGAGAGCCTAATGCAGGTTCAAGAAGCCCAACAGAAATACCAGGAGTCCGTTATCAACAATTTCTTCACGGCGGATGGCCGCTTGAAGACCATTCCGGCCCAATTGAAGAAGAAGCTCATCGTACTCGAGCATCTTGTCTCCCGCCTGGAGAGCGGGCGGAAATATACGGAACAGGAGATCAACGCGTTCATCCGTTCCTATCACGACGACTTCGCGACCTTGCGCCGGGAATTCGTCATGCACCAATTCATGTACCGGGAGAACAGCATCTACGAACTGAATCCGCCGGAAATGTGGGCCTCCTGGAGACAGCTCAAGTAAACCGCGCCCATGCGCCTTGAACATGAGGAGGCAGAACGGACACGAACTGGCGACCGTCAAGACATGCCAGGAATATATCCGCTATACTCGAAAAAAACGGGGAGGGGACCGTGCCCGATATATTGGAAAAGACCATCGCGCGCGAAGTGATGGAGGAAGTCGGGCTTGCGCTTACCGGGACGCCCCGGGGTGGGGGCCGCGCAACAGCACACCGTGCAGCTAGGGCAGCCGGAAAAACGCAGAGCCAAGCAACAGCGAAAACGCGCGACTGAACAAGCGCGGAAACAAGCGACACCGTCACCAAGTGAACGCCCCGCCGAGCCAAACGCGCAACGGCCCGGTCCGGATCTGGATCGCATCCAAGCCCGGACCGGGCCGCCTCATACGCGCCGCTTCCTATGAGCGGCCGGCGTCCGCATAGCGCAGCACGACGCCAATCGTATCCTTCGGCGATTGCTTGTAGCGGGCATAGGCGATGTCCGCCTTCTCCATCGGCAGCTCCGCCGAGATAAGCGGATCCACGCGAATTCGGCCCGCCGCCAGCAGGCGGACATACTCGGCCACATTGCGGCCCTCCGTCCAGCGCACATAGCCGATCGGATAATCGAATCCGCCTACCTCGTAGTCGCGCGCATACCGTCCCGGCCCGCCCGCCCGCGAGATGAGCACCTCCGCTTCCTTCGCGAACATGCGCTCGCGGTCGAATTCCATTTTCAGGTCGCCGACGATGACGACCTTGCCGCGATCCCGCAGCCAGCCGAGCGACTTGTCGATTAGATCGGTCGCGCTGCCGCCGGCGCACAGCAGCACCGCATCGGCGCCCTCGCCGTTCGTCAGCTCGCGAATCGCCGCTTCCAGCTCCTGCGGGTCGGCATAAGCCGCCTCGACGCCGGCTTGCTTCAACATCGCGCACCGTTCCGGCAGCAGATCATAGCCGATGACGGTATAGGCTGCCGCATGGGCCACCTGCGCGATGATCTGCCCCAGGATGCCGAGGCCGACCACCACGACCCGCTCCCCGAATTGAAGCCGCGCTTGCCGCAGCGCGTGAATCGCGATGGCGCCGAGCCCCGCGAAGGACGCTTCCCGCAGCGATACCTGCGGGGGCAGCGGCGCAGCCAGATGCTTCGGCACGGCAAGCAGCGAAGCGTGCTTGACGAACGGCGCTCCGTAGCAGGCCACCCGGTCTCCCGGGCGGAGATGGCCGACGCCCTCGCCGACCTCTCTGACGATGCCGGCGGCGCTGTAGCCCAGGGCGAACGGCCCCTGGACCTTTTGCTGCATCGACATCTCGGTTCCCGGACTTATCGCCGAATAGACGGTGTCCACCAGCACGAAATGGGGCCGGAGCACCGGCGCCTCCTTTTCCACGGTGTGGACGACGCCATCTGTAGATACGACTGCTCTCATGGGTAATCTCCTCTTTCTATGGTGTTAAGACTTGATACCGGACAT includes these proteins:
- a CDS encoding non-ribosomal peptide synthetase; this translates as MSNEKILYHLTEPQKRIWYTQMIYPNSSMYNIGGTVFIEGTANLEALEKAICIFVNSHDAFKIRLLVQDNQPKQYFCREKYDSVEQIDLSDRVEPALHLKKICDRKARESFELEGSPLFEFIIFKLNNEKSGYFVKIHHIIADGWSLQILTHQISKICEQMLAGKADLSPQQPSYKDFIHNDAEYLRSPKYAKSKQYWSERFEQLPEQMPPLSHDVDGDRIVSFLHKEQSDKIIGFCERHNITLNTFFISLYLIYKFKVTGTKDMILGVPVVGRSGKIERNTFGMFVNTMPFRFVMNCDETVLDVMHRVSKLLTVNYKHHRYPYNHFLKDINLAQKGYDRLFEVCINYYGTQLSNDIDGLPVHNHEFYNGQQEYPLQIIIRNWLDDKGIQLDFDYKVSEYTQEQVMGMFNHLKLAIDLILRDDRKPVSDFLLVTEDEKQRLVFDYNKTDTDQRNDRSIIDLFEEQVQLTPDRVAIECGNDSLTYEELNQRSNQLAALLTSKGVSNHAIVAIMTKHSLDTVIGILGILKAGGAYLALDPNYPKERILFSLKDAGVNILLSNLDHHDFQFAGEIIKLTGELYSSAHIQENINDCRLNDLAYVLYTSGSTGNPKGVMVEHRNLVNYIHWARKTYVTEQQEIFALYSSVAFDLTVTSIFTPLVSGGTIIVYPDVQDSYIFDSILQNNKCTILKLTPSHLQFVKTYDNRTSRVKKLIVGGENLKADLAKEVYDSFGGKIEIYNEYGPTEATVGCMYYKFDPQSDKFGAVPIGKPIDNTYIYILDQNLNPSPLNVSNELYISGSGVARGYLNQPELTAEKFMKDPFVKDGVMYKTGDLAKFIDFKTIVYEGRKDEQIKIRGYRIEPGEIENTIRLYNKGIQNVTVVMHNRQEEAKFLCAYYVSENSIDENGLRQFLLRHLPAYMIPAFYVRVDKMPLTINGKIDKGKLPYPTKSGDKKPDIKSYHENEVVLLSTISKVLGLPSVELDDNYFLLGGDSIKAILISSRLNEDHYTLKVKDILSHPVLGEMAAFMQKREQKHVSQKACAGSMPHTPIVHWFFSNDIANRDRYCQSVQLKFSKKLPLKTVSEILGELVKHHDALRLNYNATKDTLYFNNKYLTQDIAIEEWDFSEADRSQFNYEVNRVKARLISQIKIDSGLLLRSAICHTRDGMIWIIVVHHLAIDGVSWRIILEDIQTMLRQTDHMEKFSLPLKTNSYQEWANFLQHYKISNEFMPEKALSQNFYNQAPNENKIHKLFHILDEETTKNLVTSANKPYNTKTVELLLAALALAIPNMGKTEEFIIEVEGHGRDEIYNDFNISRTVGWFTTIFPVAVTSGPYDLAMSIKAIKETYRLSSEKSLEHAIYCMRHNQWDKSTFIRFNFLGEFQTHYEYFELSSDVLNHDNEMTSLIEMDSMIVEKRLKTAVRGRSPLLAEDLNRLLDYYHEMIQSIVHHCMNKGDVDYSPSDFSKNDLSQGELDLLFSES
- a CDS encoding C45 family autoproteolytic acyltransferase/hydolase; this translates as MENSDHKEPMIFDIHVTEGTHYEVGKQRAITFKEHYPEDIDYYITPLEGQDFLCASEAHKRMMMIDKICPGFTDEIQGFADEINTEPEKIVCYANSFHTAPNCCQFAVLPSNTSDGHFYVGRSYEYFVRDERSLCITRVKGKPKHMGFSLQNAGRMDGMNEYGLVVTMSSTAYLKPLEGHGCEFWIAIRALLDRCKDVYEARCLLEEMHVCTNANILVADASNHASVFEIASFSSHKKKITERKPVGDLILATNHYVSNEMQEFDEYHFWHSEMRYTAVWNTLLREAPNVDHEKITNLMSTKYPFGPCCHYYSSGMGTLRSMIFDVTDKKLKVSFGPPDMNDWHSFDFDEPVGIHEVVCEYEDVNIDDPDQFWREM
- a CDS encoding metalloregulator ArsR/SmtB family transcription factor; protein product: MQLEKIVAYHKALSDPTRIKMLVLIAQEEYSGQRLAERLGVTPATITHHAAKLREAALINERRDKNTIYFSLNHYFMKVNATATFDFIYRHAGRKEESLMQVQEAQQKYQESVINNFFTADGRLKTIPAQLKKKLIVLEHLVSRLESGRKYTEQEINAFIRSYHDDFATLRREFVMHQFMYRENSIYELNPPEMWASWRQLK
- a CDS encoding zinc-dependent alcohol dehydrogenase, encoding MRAVVSTDGVVHTVEKEAPVLRPHFVLVDTVYSAISPGTEMSMQQKVQGPFALGYSAAGIVREVGEGVGHLRPGDRVACYGAPFVKHASLLAVPKHLAAPLPPQVSLREASFAGLGAIAIHALRQARLQFGERVVVVGLGILGQIIAQVAHAAAYTVIGYDLLPERCAMLKQAGVEAAYADPQELEAAIRELTNGEGADAVLLCAGGSATDLIDKSLGWLRDRGKVVIVGDLKMEFDRERMFAKEAEVLISRAGGPGRYARDYEVGGFDYPIGYVRWTEGRNVAEYVRLLAAGRIRVDPLISAELPMEKADIAYARYKQSPKDTIGVVLRYADAGRS